One region of Juglans regia cultivar Chandler chromosome 4, Walnut 2.0, whole genome shotgun sequence genomic DNA includes:
- the LOC108981544 gene encoding protein STRUBBELIG-RECEPTOR FAMILY 8-like, with the protein MANQHADLLLSLTRQLSEFVVLVLILASMPLVRGTTDPSDVQSLQVLYTALNNPSQLTNWKSSGGDPCSESWKGITCEGSAVVSIEISGLGLNGTMGYLLLDLKSLRKLDLSGNSIHDTIPYQLPPNLTSLNLASNNLSGNLPYSVSSMVSLSYLNVSRNSLSQSFGDIFANHSGLATLDLSFNNFSGDLPSSLSSLSNLSSLYLQKNQLTGSLDVLTGLPLTTLNVANNHFSGWIPQELKAIPHFIDDGNSFENGPAPPLLPYTPPPPGRSHTNRPHAGSGTPTSRGSNGEPSHSNKGWTVGAIVGIILGSIVIALVLLFALAFCIRKRKRKDTGARTPRGRLSVGTNNVNTEVQEQRLKSMAAVTDLKPPPAENLMVERVQGKNGSVKRIKSPITATSYTVASLQTATNSFSQEFLIGEGSLGRVYKADFNNGKITAIKKIDNAALSLQEEDNFLEAVSNMSRLRHPNIVTLAGYCAEHGQRLLVYEYVGNGNLHDMLHFDEDSSKTLTWNARVRVALGTARALEYLHEVCLPSVVHRNFKSANILLDEELNPHLSDCGLAALNPNTERQVSTQMVGSFGYSAPEFTLSGIYTVKSDVYSFGVVMLELLTGRKPLDSSRVRSEQSLVRWATPQLHDIDALAKMVDPALNGIYPAKSLSRFADIIALCVQPEPEFRPPMSEVVQALVRLVQRASVVKRRSSDESGFAYKTPEHEGIDMPF; encoded by the exons ATGGCTAACCAACACGCTGATCTTCTACTCTCTTTAACTCGCCAACTCTCTGAGTTTGTGGTACTTGTGCTGATTCTTGCTTCTATGCCTCTTGTTAGAGGCACTACTGACCCTTCTGACG TTCAATCTCTTCAGGTTTTGTACACCGCATTAAACAATCCTTCTCAGCTAACTAATTGGAAAAGTAGTGGTGGTGATCCGTGCAGTGAATCATGGAAAGGGATAACCTGTGAGGGCTCAGCTGTTGTTTCCAT TGAAATTTCTGGATTAGGACTTAATGGGACAATGGGGTACTTGCTTTTGGATCTCAAGTCATTGAGAAAACT TGATCTGAGTGGCAACAGCATTCATGATACGATCCCATATCAGTTACCACCAAATCTTACAAGCCT AAACCTTGCCAGCAACAACTTAAGTGGGAATCTTCCTTATTCTGTTTCTAGCATGGTTTCTCTTAGTTATTT GAACGTTAGCCGTAATTCACTTTCACAGTCATTTGGAGACATCTTTGCTAATCATTCTGGTCTCGCAACCTT GGATCTCTCTTTCAACAATTTTTCTGGAGatcttcctagttccctaagtTCATTGTCCAACCTCTCATCACT CtatttgcagaaaaatcaaTTGACTGGTTCTCTTGATGTTCTTACGGGTTTACCTTTGACCACTCT AAATGTTGCAAACAACCATTTCAGTGGATGGATACCTCAAGAACTTAAAGCAATCCCTCATTTTAT AGATGATGGAAATTCCTTTGAAAATGGTCCTGCTCCTCCTCTGCTACCATACACCCCACCTCCTCCTGGCAGATCACATACTAATCGACCTCATGCTGGATCGGGCACACCTACCTCACGGGGTTCTAATGGTGAACCATCTCATTCAAATAAGGGGTGGACGGTTGGGGCTATAGTAGGCATAATCCTGGGTTCCATTGTCATTGCTTTAGTTCTGCTATTTGCTCTTGCTTTCTGCATTCGAAAGAGAAAACGGAAGGACACTGGTGCTAGAACTCCCAGGGGTAGACTCTCGGTTGGAACAAATAATG TAAATACTGAGGTGCAAGAGCAGAGATTAAAAAGCATGGCTGCTGTTACAGATCTGAAGCCCCCACCTGCGGAAAATTTGATGGTTGAGAGGGTACAAGGAAAAAATGGATCTGTGAAGAGAATAAAGTCACCCATTACTGCTACTTCATATACTGTTGCTTCTCTACAGACAGCAACAAATAGCTTCAGTCAAGAATTTCTTATTGGTGAAGGCTCCCTTGGTCGTGTTTACAAAGCAGATTTCAATAATGGAAAG ATAACAGCCATTAAGAAGATCGACAATGCGGCGCTATCATTACAGGAGGAAGATAATTTTCTGGAAGCTGTTTCAAATATGTCTCGCTTGAGGCACCCAAACATTGTTACGCTGGCTGGATATTGTGCAGAACATGGCCAGCGTCTTCTTGTTTATGAGTATGTAGGAAATGGGAATCTGCATGACATGCTCCACTTTGATGAAGATAGCAGTAAGACTCTGACTTGGAATGCCCGTGTTAGGGTGGCCCTTGGCACTGCTCGAGCCTTAGA GTACTTGCATGAAGTGTGCTTGCCATCTGTTGTACATAGAAACTTCAAGTCAGCAAACATTTTACTTGATGAAGAGCTCAATCCCCATTTATCAGACTGTGGTTTGGCTGCTCTAAATCCAAACACCGAGAGACAG GTTTCAACTCAAATGGTTGGCTCATTTGGTTATAGTGCGCCTGAATTTACTTTGTCAGGGATATACACTGTAAAAAGTGATGTGTACAGCTTTGGGGTGGTGATGTTGGAGCTTTTGACTGGTAGAAAGCCACTGGACAG TTCAAGGGTGAGATCAGAACAATCACTTGTGAGATGGGCTACTCCCCAACTCCATGATATTGATGCCTTGGCAAAAATGGTTGATCCTGCCCTGAACGGCATTTATCCTGCAAAGTCTCTGTCACGCTTTGCTGATATCATAGCCCTCTGTGTTCAG CCGGAACCAGAGTTTCGGCCTCCCATGTCTGAGGTTGTGCAAGCATTGGTGAGGTTAGTGCAAAGGGCTAGTGTGGTCAAAAGGCGCTCAAGCGACGAATCTGGTTTTGCATACAAGACACCGGAGCACGAGGGAATTGACATGCCATTTTGA
- the LOC108981538 gene encoding subtilisin-like protease SBT2.4 has protein sequence MALLLHVINFVLCIPEERAIYLVLMEGDPVAFHRGSSFREDARRLEPNSEVFKTHEKHLVDSHDQLLLSTLETGSYKRLCSFKHIVNGFAVHTTPSQARKLKNAPGVKLMQRDRGAKLMTTYTPQFLGLSEVWTQEGGDRNAGEGIVIGFVDTGINPFHPSFLNDPLSPFKSNISGFSGACQTGPRFLASSCNGKIVSAKFFSAGAEAIATLNTSVDFLSPFDAVGHGSHVASIAAGNSGVPVVVNGFFYGRASGMAPRARIAVYKAVYPTVATLTDVVSAIDQATQDGVDILTLSVGPDETPEVTPTFLNVFDIFMLFARRAGVFVVQAAGNHGPDPSTVLSYSPWAVGVAASGTDRTYPSSLLLGNGQKVGGVGLSGPTFGEGLFQYKLVLAKDAVKINGGFPRTPPYVEECQYPEALDRKIVQGSVVICTFSAGFFNETSSVTAIINTARTLRFMGFILAANPSYADFIAEPIPFAVPGIMIPSVADAQIISQYYEQQTHRDERGFVKFGARASIEDGRVASFKKKAPVVSRFSSRGPDLIDINKTPADVLKPDILAPGHQIWAAWSPMSVLDPILTGYNFALLSGTSMAAPHIAGIAALIKQHNPLWTPSMIASAMSTTATKYDINGERIMAEGYGIGSLYPSTPFDFGAGLVTPTRAMDPGLVLSSGYDDYISFLCSLPGIDPVTIKNYVGEVCNHSFSHPANLNLPSVTVSALAGTRSVRRTVKNVGLRPETYLCSVLPPNGTMVSLSPLWFDIAPEGTQDLNIQINVTKAKNDFSFGEIVLVGSLNHIVRIPLSVFPISTSL, from the exons ATGGCGCTTCTCCTTCATGTAATAAACTTCGTACTCTGCATTCCAGAAGAGCGAGCAATTTACTTGGTTTTGATGGAAGGAGACCCCGTTGCATTCCATAGAGGTTCTTCATTTCGTGAAGATGCAAGAAGACTTGAGCCAAACAG TGAAGTTTTCAAGACTCATGAAAAACACTTGGTGGATTCTCATGACCAACTTTTGCTGAGCACTCTAGAGACTGGAAGTTACAAAAGGCTCTGTAGCTTCAAACACATCGTTAATGGCTTTGCTGTCCACACCACCCCTTCCCAG GCTAGAAAACTGAAAAATGCTCCAGGAGTGAAGTTGATGCAGAGAGATAGAGGAGCCAAGTTGATGACGACATACACTCCCCAATTCCTAGGTTTATCAGAAGTGTGGACACAGGAAGGAGGAGACAGAAATGCAGGCGAAGGGATTGTGATTGGTTTCGTGGACACAGGCATCAACCCTTTCCACCCAAGCTTCCTCAATGATCCTTTGAGTCCTTTTAAATCGAATATTTCGGGCTTTTCGGGTGCTTGTCAAACGGGTCCTCGATTCCTAGCTAGTTCTTGTAACGGAAAAATAGTTTCGGCAAAGTTCTTCTCAGCAGGGGCTGAAGCGATTGCCACTCTTAATACATCCGTGGACTTTCTCTCACCCTTTGATGCAGTTGGACATGGCag TCATGTGGCATCAATTGCTGCGGGAAATTCCGGAGTACCAGTTGTTGTGAATGGCTTCTTTTATGGGCGAGCCAGTGGAATGGCACCACGCGCACG aATTGCTGTTTATAAGGCTGTCTATCCAACAGTGGCAACTTTAACAGATGTGGTATCAGCAATTGATCAA GCAACACAAGATGGAGTGGATATCTTAACACTCTCAGTTGGACCAGATGAAACACCAGAAGTTACACCCACCTTCTTAAACGTGTTTGATATTTTCATGTTGTTTGCACGACGAGCTGGAGTTTTTGTGGTACAAGCAGCAGGTAATCATGGCCCCGATCCTTCTACTGTACTATCTTATAGCCCTTGGGCTGTCGGTGTTGCTGCTTCTGGCACAGACAGAACTTACCCCAGTTCTCTTCTCCTTGGAAATGGCCAAAAAGTTGGTGGTGTGGGATTATCAG GACCGACTTTTGGGGAAGGGTTATTTCAATATAAGCTAGTTTTGGCTAAGGATGCAGTTAAGATAAATGGTGGGTTTCCAAGAACTCCACCGTATGTTGAAGAGTGCCAATATCCAGAAGCATTGGATCGAAAAATAGTGCAAGGTAGTGTCGTCATATGCACCTTCTCAGCCGGCTTCTTCAACGAGACCTCCTCTGTAACTGCCATCATCAACACTGCAAGAACGCTAAGATTCATGGGTTTTATTCTAGCTGCAAACCCAAGCTATGCTGATTTCATTGCAGAACCCATTCCTTTTGCTGTTCCTGGTATTATGATCCCCTCTGTTGCCGATGCCCAG ATTATATCACAATACTATGAGCAACAAACACACAGGGATGAGAGAGGATTTGTCAAGTTTGGAGCTAGAGCGTCTATAGAAGATGGTAGAGTTGCTTCTTTCAAGAAGAAGGCGCCTGTCGTTAGTAGATTCTCTTCAAGGGGGCCGGATTTGATTGACATTAACAAAACTCCTGCTGATGTTCTTAAGCCTGATATTCTTGCTCCAGGTCACCAAATTTGGGCAGCTTGGAGCCCCATGAGCGTCTTGGATCCCATCCTAACAG GGTACAATTTTGCACTTCTGTCCGGTACCAGCATGGCAGCACCTCATATTGCAGGAATAGCTGCACTCATCAAACAACATAATCCTTTGTGGACTCCATCAATGATAGCATCCGCAATGTCAACCACAGCTACCAAATATGATATTAATGGAGAACGAATTATGGCAGAAGGATATGGTATCGGTAGCTTGTATCCTTCCACTCCTTTCGATTTTGGTGCCGGCCTTGTCACTCCTACCCGTGCCATGGATCCCGGTCTAGTCTTATCCTCAG GATATGATGACTACATCAGTTTCTTGTGCTCTTTACCCGGCATTGATCCTGTTACAATCAAGAACTACGTTGGGGAGGTCTGCAACCACTCCTTTAGCCACCCTGCCAACCTGAACCTCCCTTCAGTGACAGTGTCAGCACTGGCGGGAACTCGATCAGTACGCCGGACAGTCAAGAATGTAGGACTCAGGCCAGAGACATACTTGTGTTCTGTGCTGCCACCAAATGGGACAATGGTTAGCTTGTCACCGCTTTGGTTTGACATTGCTCCAGAAGGAACACAAGATTTGAACATCCAAATTAACGTGACCAAAGCAAAGAATGACTTCAGCTTTGGTGAAATTGTTCTAGTGGGAAGCTTAAATCACATTGTGAGAATACCCTTGTCAGTTTTTCCTATTTCAACATCCTTATGA